The following proteins are encoded in a genomic region of Lactiplantibacillus plantarum:
- a CDS encoding threonine/serine exporter family protein has product MNKERKSVMPLSQRHHMTIPWKDFIRNEDVPAKHASLQERTSIVGRVGILMLSCGTGAWRVRDAMNKIARSLNLTCSADIGLISIQYTCFHHERSYTQVLSIPNTGVNTDKLNILEQFVKDFDAKYARLTVAQVHAAIDEVQTRPKQYSPLVLGLAAGLACSGFIFLLGGGIPEMICSFLGAGLGNYVRALMGKRSMTTVAGIAVSVAVACLAYMVSFKIFEYNFQILAQHEAGYIGAMLFVIPGFPFITSMLDISKLDMRSGLERLAYAIMVTLIATLVGWLVATLVSFKPADFLPLGLSPLAVLLLRLPASFCGVYGFSIMFNSSQKMAITAGFIGAIANTLRLELVDLTAMPPAAAAFCGALVAGLIASVVNRYNGYPRISLTVPSIVIMVPGLYIYRAIYSIGNNQIGVGSLWLTKAVLIIMFLPLGLFVARALLDHEWRHFD; this is encoded by the coding sequence ATGAATAAAGAGCGTAAGTCGGTGATGCCGCTATCACAACGACATCATATGACAATTCCATGGAAGGACTTTATCCGTAATGAAGATGTTCCCGCTAAGCATGCTAGCTTACAAGAGCGAACATCAATTGTTGGTCGAGTTGGCATTTTAATGTTGTCGTGTGGGACGGGAGCGTGGCGGGTTCGTGATGCGATGAATAAGATTGCTCGCAGCCTGAATTTAACGTGCTCGGCAGATATCGGGTTGATTTCGATTCAGTACACGTGTTTTCATCATGAACGTAGTTATACGCAAGTATTATCGATACCAAATACTGGTGTAAATACGGATAAACTAAATATTCTTGAACAGTTTGTCAAAGACTTTGATGCGAAATATGCACGGTTAACGGTGGCACAAGTGCATGCAGCAATTGATGAAGTTCAGACGCGTCCTAAACAGTATTCGCCACTGGTTCTTGGGTTGGCAGCTGGCTTAGCCTGTAGTGGATTTATCTTCTTACTTGGTGGGGGTATTCCCGAGATGATTTGTTCCTTTTTGGGCGCGGGTCTTGGTAACTATGTTCGGGCGCTGATGGGTAAACGGTCGATGACGACGGTTGCCGGGATTGCGGTCAGCGTTGCGGTAGCGTGTTTGGCTTATATGGTTAGTTTTAAGATTTTTGAATATAATTTCCAAATTCTTGCCCAGCATGAGGCGGGGTATATTGGTGCCATGTTATTCGTGATTCCGGGTTTTCCGTTCATTACGAGTATGTTGGATATCTCTAAGTTGGATATGCGCTCAGGACTGGAGCGCTTAGCTTACGCGATTATGGTTACCCTGATTGCAACTCTCGTCGGCTGGCTAGTCGCGACACTGGTGAGCTTCAAGCCAGCTGATTTCTTACCGCTAGGACTTTCACCGTTAGCGGTACTTTTATTACGATTACCAGCTAGTTTTTGCGGTGTTTACGGGTTCTCAATAATGTTTAATAGCTCGCAAAAAATGGCCATTACCGCGGGATTTATTGGGGCCATTGCGAATACATTGCGCCTTGAACTAGTTGACTTGACAGCAATGCCACCGGCCGCGGCCGCCTTTTGTGGGGCGCTCGTTGCCGGCTTGATCGCATCGGTGGTTAATCGTTATAACGGCTATCCCCGGATTTCATTGACGGTACCTTCAATCGTAATTATGGTTCCGGGATTATATATTTATCGTGCAATTTATAGTATTGGCAATAATCAAATTGGTGTCGGTTCACTATGGCTGACGAAGGCCGTGTTAATCATCATGTTTTTACCGCTCGGGCTATTTGTAGCGCGTGCGTTGTTGGATCACGAATGGCGACACTTTGATTAA
- a CDS encoding choloylglycine hydrolase family protein: MCTSLTYTNSHGGHFLARTMDFNVDFETRIMFMPRHYRVTGDLGDFTTTYGFIGAGRQLNHEIFTDGVNECGVSIAALYFPNHAIYQPHSNQDKIDLAPHDFVAWVLGKITSVADLRERVKDVQLISSTAELINEIPPLHFIISDQTGETAVLEPTSGELRLINNPVGVLTNSPNLKWQLQNLSKYGTLTNTERPLNKFINYQPGSQGPGTGALGLPGDYTSMSRFARTVFLKHYALVPATTTDTVNLLQHILNAVTIPKGAKVAANGQATYTEYRSYMDLNHQTYALDLYENPGVIQQVNLTDHLLEKQTVPLEYVLSRTPHVQLLTPDVATLPAAH, encoded by the coding sequence ATGTGCACTAGTCTAACTTATACAAATAGTCATGGAGGCCACTTCTTAGCTCGTACAATGGATTTTAACGTTGACTTTGAGACCCGTATTATGTTCATGCCTCGACATTACCGCGTGACGGGTGACCTTGGTGATTTCACCACGACTTATGGCTTTATTGGCGCGGGTCGCCAACTGAACCATGAAATTTTCACGGACGGCGTTAACGAATGTGGTGTCAGCATCGCAGCACTCTACTTTCCGAATCATGCAATTTACCAGCCTCACAGTAACCAAGACAAAATCGATCTCGCACCCCACGATTTCGTCGCCTGGGTACTCGGAAAAATCACTAGTGTTGCTGACCTACGTGAGCGCGTCAAAGACGTTCAATTGATTAGTAGCACGGCAGAATTAATTAACGAAATTCCACCACTTCACTTTATCATTAGTGACCAAACCGGTGAAACCGCCGTCTTGGAACCAACTAGTGGCGAGCTTCGCCTGATTAATAACCCAGTCGGCGTCCTGACCAATTCACCGAACCTCAAATGGCAGCTACAAAACTTAAGTAAGTATGGCACCCTGACTAACACCGAGCGGCCACTAAATAAATTCATTAACTACCAACCTGGTTCACAGGGACCTGGTACGGGCGCATTAGGTCTACCTGGTGACTATACTTCGATGTCTCGCTTTGCACGGACCGTCTTCTTGAAACACTATGCGCTAGTGCCAGCGACAACAACAGATACAGTCAACTTACTTCAACACATCTTGAATGCTGTGACTATTCCCAAGGGCGCCAAAGTAGCCGCCAACGGCCAAGCAACCTATACTGAGTACCGTAGCTACATGGACTTGAATCATCAAACGTACGCACTAGATCTGTACGAAAATCCGGGAGTGATTCAGCAAGTTAACTTAACGGATCATTTATTAGAAAAACAGACCGTTCCGTTAGAATACGTCCTTAGTCGCACCCCACACGTCCAGTTACTAACTCCCGATGTTGCCACCTTGCCAGCGGCCCATTAA
- the pgmB gene encoding beta-phosphoglucomutase, whose product MSKFADIKGFVFDLDGVIADTSVYHSQAWHQLADELGVAWSEELADNLKGVSRMDSLNLILKTGGKENDYTEAEKVAYAAKKNTNYLNLLKGMDKTAILPGIEDFLADLAKHGYRLSLASASKNSPLVLEQLGLAHYFEARVDPATLKHGKPDPEIFARGAEVLGLKPEECAGVEDAKVGIQSINGAGETSIGIGDPAILTGADVNFTSTSELTLANLKAALA is encoded by the coding sequence ATGAGTAAATTTGCAGATATTAAAGGGTTTGTATTTGATTTAGATGGCGTGATTGCGGATACGTCCGTTTATCACTCACAAGCTTGGCATCAATTAGCTGACGAGTTGGGCGTTGCCTGGAGTGAAGAACTTGCCGATAATTTAAAGGGTGTTAGTCGAATGGACTCGTTGAACTTAATCTTAAAAACGGGTGGTAAGGAAAACGACTATACGGAAGCTGAAAAAGTGGCTTACGCAGCCAAGAAAAATACTAATTATCTGAACCTGTTGAAGGGAATGGATAAAACTGCAATTTTACCTGGTATCGAAGACTTCTTAGCCGATCTCGCCAAGCATGGGTATCGTTTATCCTTGGCCTCAGCTTCTAAGAATTCACCATTGGTTCTGGAACAGTTAGGCTTGGCGCATTACTTTGAAGCCCGGGTGGATCCCGCAACCTTGAAACACGGTAAGCCAGATCCAGAGATCTTCGCACGTGGCGCGGAAGTGCTTGGCTTGAAGCCTGAAGAATGTGCGGGCGTTGAAGATGCTAAGGTCGGTATTCAGTCAATTAATGGTGCTGGTGAAACGTCGATTGGGATTGGTGATCCTGCCATTTTGACGGGTGCGGATGTTAACTTCACTTCAACGAGCGAATTAACCTTAGCTAATCTAAAAGCCGCGTTAGCCTAA
- a CDS encoding PucR family transcriptional regulator, translating into MQLKPLLRQLATTFEVTVDPTFTHNPEVTHVQFVDPTEVLASHRLYLSPDSGQLVQLAYSWHGHRQSVGLVNLGTGLTTIIAAQNQLLKLLMTLGQCLHHDVQIQAAINQLAIQAITADFDTTLAQAVHLLENPLAIIDLNGEILTRSHTTQLNGTSIHAAVETNRVGRWLLDHGFAPDTPDFLTQVYVAEDQLSAGPMLITPLANGTEPIGYLVMPALNKPLNDRQALLINSIGQVIAGSLVKNQIMPTAESQRDRLLNLLLTEHQGGTFADQFAEQHVQLPTAMVLIRCEPLADQAPMILQQRLQYLMMPRFKQVLVSTYQQQCVALIPISLVAYNQNQFKLTLQQITKQADCRLIVSQHYVNPEDTFAAYTVCERTAQLKTGRGRVIFCEDQFYNLALARVNHLEILPFFINPALRLLLAYDQQNHTELVPTLDVYLRATCNLTRTAKQLYVHPNTLRNRLHHITTLTGCDLRDAETCFKLAASFKLRQFLTQHQYQYRPDIPIPTQD; encoded by the coding sequence ATGCAATTAAAGCCGTTATTGCGGCAGTTAGCCACAACGTTTGAGGTGACTGTCGATCCAACATTTACACATAATCCCGAAGTTACTCACGTCCAATTTGTTGATCCGACGGAAGTGTTAGCAAGCCACCGGTTATATTTGTCCCCCGACTCGGGTCAGCTAGTTCAACTTGCTTATAGTTGGCACGGCCATCGTCAGTCGGTCGGACTAGTAAATCTGGGAACCGGTCTGACTACGATCATTGCGGCACAAAATCAGTTATTGAAATTATTAATGACGCTTGGTCAGTGCTTACACCACGATGTTCAAATTCAAGCAGCCATCAATCAGCTCGCTATCCAAGCAATCACGGCGGATTTTGATACCACACTGGCCCAAGCAGTACACTTATTAGAGAATCCGCTGGCGATTATTGATCTGAACGGGGAGATTCTGACACGGTCGCATACGACGCAACTCAATGGGACTAGTATTCACGCTGCAGTTGAGACGAATCGAGTCGGACGCTGGCTGTTAGACCACGGATTTGCACCGGATACGCCGGATTTTTTAACGCAAGTCTATGTGGCGGAAGATCAGTTGTCGGCGGGGCCCATGCTAATTACGCCGTTAGCAAATGGCACCGAGCCGATCGGTTATTTGGTGATGCCAGCACTCAATAAACCACTGAATGATCGACAAGCACTACTGATCAATTCGATTGGTCAGGTTATCGCTGGCTCGTTAGTTAAAAATCAGATTATGCCAACAGCTGAATCGCAACGGGACCGGTTATTAAACTTATTATTGACGGAACATCAAGGGGGAACGTTTGCTGATCAGTTTGCTGAACAACACGTGCAATTACCGACAGCCATGGTGTTAATCCGCTGCGAACCACTAGCTGATCAAGCACCGATGATTTTACAGCAGCGACTACAGTACTTGATGATGCCACGATTCAAACAAGTGTTGGTTTCGACTTATCAGCAACAATGTGTGGCACTGATCCCAATTAGTCTGGTCGCATATAATCAGAATCAATTTAAACTAACGTTGCAGCAAATTACGAAGCAAGCGGATTGCCGCTTGATCGTGTCTCAGCACTACGTTAATCCGGAAGATACCTTTGCCGCGTATACAGTTTGTGAACGAACGGCGCAACTGAAGACTGGCCGTGGTCGGGTGATTTTTTGTGAAGACCAATTCTATAATCTTGCGTTGGCACGAGTTAATCATCTTGAGATCTTACCGTTCTTTATTAATCCAGCCCTACGTTTGTTGTTAGCCTATGATCAGCAAAACCATACAGAACTGGTACCAACATTAGATGTCTACTTACGGGCGACTTGTAATTTGACCCGCACGGCTAAGCAATTATACGTTCATCCAAATACACTGCGTAATCGACTGCACCATATCACAACACTGACCGGATGCGATTTACGGGATGCGGAAACGTGCTTTAAATTGGCTGCTAGTTTTAAATTACGGCAATTTTTAACCCAGCATCAGTACCAGTATCGACCGGATATTCCAATTCCGACCCAAGATTAA
- a CDS encoding nitroreductase family protein: MSEAVKNLVNNDLADVMFNRHSVRQFDPNVKIGRDELQKMIAEAATAPSACNLQSWHFVVVDTPEAKAKFKQAVMKFNYPQVDSASAIVFIAGDTQSHYVYRDVWNKVYEDGNITKERLDQILGTFLPLYENATPDFLKFDATIDCSVVGMQLLLVARAHGYDANAFSGIDFEKMIPTLGLDPKRYVPVMGIAIGKAAQEPLHTTRYDAKTQTDFLA, translated from the coding sequence ATGTCAGAAGCAGTGAAAAATTTGGTGAACAATGATTTAGCAGACGTGATGTTTAACCGCCATTCAGTTCGGCAGTTTGACCCGAACGTTAAAATTGGACGTGATGAGTTACAAAAGATGATTGCGGAAGCAGCCACCGCGCCATCGGCATGTAATTTACAGTCATGGCACTTTGTCGTCGTGGATACCCCCGAGGCAAAGGCTAAGTTCAAACAAGCCGTGATGAAATTCAACTACCCACAGGTCGACAGTGCATCGGCCATCGTCTTTATTGCCGGTGACACCCAGTCGCATTATGTTTATCGCGATGTCTGGAACAAAGTTTATGAGGATGGGAATATTACGAAGGAACGCTTGGATCAGATTCTGGGAACCTTCTTACCATTATATGAAAATGCCACACCAGATTTCTTGAAATTCGATGCGACGATTGATTGTTCCGTTGTCGGGATGCAGTTGCTGCTAGTGGCACGGGCTCATGGGTATGATGCCAATGCGTTCTCCGGAATTGACTTTGAAAAGATGATTCCGACGCTGGGTCTTGATCCTAAACGATACGTGCCAGTAATGGGGATCGCAATCGGGAAAGCAGCGCAAGAACCGCTCCATACGACTCGGTACGATGCCAAAACACAGACTGATTTCTTAGCCTAA
- a CDS encoding acetoacetate decarboxylase family protein, translated as MASFIASDQDVKNFLTAPSMNDQEGIGFAYATDEAVLKALIPAPLKLMAPVVCGYVVHMGKPTFSAPYLEESLFALVSYKDKMMGAYPINLLLHGPGAESGVIAGREGAGIPKKLADDIELRRNDNSATATVERHGKTLLNVSWTAGELNDPSIMKQFAGQLALGKEAEMNSFFYKYDIDQHEDGTNHFSNVQLVATQLRSLADQVEPGNLSIQLESTDDDPFGELKVLKPLGAAWFHFDTSVMFNTLKLDEVDAATTMPKLLTGRYDRSFFNPKAATYII; from the coding sequence ATGGCAAGTTTTATTGCAAGTGATCAGGATGTTAAGAACTTTTTGACAGCACCAAGCATGAATGACCAGGAAGGTATTGGGTTTGCTTATGCCACTGACGAAGCGGTGCTTAAGGCTTTAATTCCAGCACCATTAAAATTAATGGCACCGGTGGTTTGCGGTTATGTCGTTCATATGGGAAAACCGACTTTTAGTGCCCCATACCTTGAAGAAAGCCTATTTGCGTTAGTTAGCTACAAGGATAAAATGATGGGCGCTTACCCGATTAACCTCTTACTCCACGGTCCCGGGGCGGAGAGTGGTGTGATTGCAGGTCGGGAAGGTGCTGGGATTCCTAAGAAATTAGCGGATGACATCGAATTGCGCCGGAATGACAACAGTGCGACAGCCACGGTCGAACGCCATGGCAAGACATTACTGAACGTTTCGTGGACGGCCGGTGAACTGAATGATCCGTCAATTATGAAACAATTTGCGGGGCAGCTCGCGTTAGGTAAGGAAGCCGAAATGAATAGTTTCTTCTATAAATATGACATTGATCAACATGAAGATGGGACGAACCATTTCAGTAATGTCCAATTAGTTGCGACTCAATTACGGTCCTTAGCTGATCAAGTTGAACCTGGGAACCTAAGTATTCAGTTGGAGTCAACCGATGATGATCCATTTGGCGAATTGAAGGTCTTGAAGCCACTCGGTGCCGCTTGGTTCCACTTCGACACGTCAGTTATGTTCAACACACTGAAGTTGGACGAAGTTGATGCTGCGACAACAATGCCAAAGCTCTTAACGGGTCGGTATGACCGGAGTTTCTTCAATCCCAAGGCAGCGACTTACATTATTTAG
- a CDS encoding SDR family NAD(P)-dependent oxidoreductase: protein MKDFKDKVMFITGAAHGFGQVIAEGAADRGMKLTIVDIDEPALKKTYQHILDKGAEVLMVTADVTKEASVDDAVEQAMEKFGRIDLLINNAGIALPGRIWELPTRDWEWIMHINLMSQVYAMKRVIPIMIQQKTHADILNVASIAGLVDTPGMPSYHASKFASVGMTEATAYDLQRANIDIDMHVMCPGFVQTDLYHTENHRPAQYSDPTDPYYQSEAYLKGQQFAKYVITNGKPIDTIADTVFKALEDNRFYILTHPEYNPLIEDRVKRIVTDGAPDVHIMDGIM from the coding sequence ATGAAAGATTTTAAAGATAAAGTTATGTTTATCACGGGTGCGGCCCACGGATTTGGTCAAGTTATTGCTGAAGGCGCCGCGGATCGGGGTATGAAGCTCACGATTGTTGATATCGACGAACCAGCTTTGAAGAAAACGTACCAACATATTCTCGACAAGGGTGCCGAGGTGTTGATGGTTACCGCTGACGTTACAAAGGAAGCTAGTGTCGACGATGCGGTTGAGCAGGCCATGGAAAAGTTTGGGCGGATCGACCTACTGATTAATAATGCCGGGATCGCGCTACCTGGCCGAATTTGGGAATTGCCGACTCGTGATTGGGAATGGATCATGCATATCAACTTAATGAGTCAAGTTTATGCGATGAAGCGCGTTATCCCAATTATGATTCAACAGAAGACCCATGCGGATATTCTTAACGTGGCTTCGATTGCCGGCTTAGTTGATACGCCCGGAATGCCTTCTTATCATGCTAGCAAGTTCGCTTCTGTTGGGATGACTGAAGCGACCGCCTATGACTTACAACGGGCTAATATTGATATCGACATGCACGTGATGTGCCCTGGCTTTGTTCAGACGGATCTCTATCACACTGAAAATCACCGGCCAGCGCAATACAGCGACCCAACGGACCCGTATTATCAAAGTGAAGCGTACTTAAAGGGACAACAATTTGCGAAGTATGTCATTACCAACGGGAAACCAATTGATACGATTGCCGATACCGTCTTTAAAGCCTTAGAGGATAACCGTTTCTACATTTTGACCCATCCAGAATATAATCCACTGATTGAAGACCGAGTTAAACGGATCGTGACGGATGGCGCACCAGACGTGCACATCATGGACGGTATCATGTAA
- the arsC gene encoding arsenate reductase (thioredoxin) — translation MPKIYFLCTGNACRSQMAEGFAQQLLGPNWQVASAGVETHGLNPLAVQVMSEVGIDISDQVSKLIDLTYLNQCAVVVTLCGDARDRCPVTPATVTRLHWPLPDPARTTGSVSDQLLVFRQVRDQIKARVIDLARTLNVSAT, via the coding sequence ATGCCAAAAATATATTTTTTATGTACGGGCAATGCCTGTCGCAGTCAGATGGCAGAAGGCTTTGCACAGCAATTATTGGGACCAAACTGGCAAGTTGCTAGTGCTGGGGTGGAGACACATGGCCTGAACCCACTAGCTGTTCAAGTAATGAGCGAGGTGGGTATTGATATCAGTGACCAGGTTTCTAAATTAATCGACCTGACCTATCTTAATCAGTGTGCAGTCGTGGTGACGTTGTGTGGTGATGCACGGGATCGCTGCCCCGTCACTCCGGCAACGGTGACCAGGCTACACTGGCCATTGCCTGATCCGGCTCGCACGACTGGCAGTGTTAGTGACCAATTGCTAGTATTTCGACAGGTCCGAGATCAGATCAAAGCACGAGTGATTGATCTGGCACGGACCTTGAATGTTTCGGCAACGTAG
- a CDS encoding flavodoxin family protein: MTVAIRYQTRNGNTQAFAEQIASVAGVPAQSIDTPVEQADTLFFGGGTYFMKPDKTASAFMKNLDPTKIKQIALFTTSGGPEMVSDKALTKIATEKGIPVIGHFHQVMGGKGMKIIGSTGGKLKDEQIELVKEFAQKMLAQ, encoded by the coding sequence ATGACAGTAGCAATTCGTTATCAAACTCGCAATGGCAATACACAAGCATTTGCCGAACAAATCGCTAGCGTGGCAGGTGTTCCAGCACAATCCATCGATACACCTGTCGAACAAGCTGACACACTCTTTTTTGGCGGCGGTACTTATTTTATGAAACCCGACAAAACCGCATCTGCTTTTATGAAGAACCTTGATCCGACTAAGATCAAACAAATCGCCCTATTCACAACTTCTGGCGGACCAGAAATGGTTTCAGACAAAGCCCTGACAAAGATTGCCACCGAAAAGGGCATTCCCGTCATCGGCCACTTCCACCAAGTCATGGGTGGCAAAGGAATGAAAATCATCGGCAGTACTGGCGGCAAGCTCAAAGATGAGCAGATTGAACTCGTTAAGGAATTCGCTCAAAAAATGTTAGCTCAATAA
- a CDS encoding LysR family transcriptional regulator, whose protein sequence is MNERDLKYFCSLVETGNYTATATKFHVTQPAISAALRRLEEEYQAVLLTQANHRAQLVTTAAGRTLYIKSKQLLKDVAQMALEVHHANEQQVRLGFSNVAGGIWLPRVIKKFISVDLLDQVTTTVADSEQLLVDLRQGKLDAAVFSTLVPERATDLRVSILEEHQMQVLANVNSPLSHLKTIRATDLQGVPIIARPKHALPRLALEQYCQRGHIQPKIVYEAATNALVEGLVAQNVGVGVVIADSVVLSDQVVGIPLAAQEQLHCYMQLAVRKSFLPNANQQRCIDVLRQIRRAN, encoded by the coding sequence GTGAATGAACGCGATTTAAAGTACTTCTGTTCATTAGTTGAAACGGGAAATTACACGGCCACGGCGACCAAGTTTCACGTCACACAACCGGCTATTTCTGCAGCTTTACGACGATTGGAAGAAGAATACCAAGCAGTATTACTAACGCAGGCCAACCATCGGGCCCAACTAGTAACGACGGCAGCGGGGCGGACCTTGTATATTAAGTCTAAGCAACTCTTAAAAGACGTTGCGCAGATGGCACTGGAAGTTCATCACGCTAATGAGCAGCAAGTTCGGCTCGGATTTTCCAATGTTGCGGGTGGTATTTGGCTTCCCCGGGTGATAAAAAAATTTATCTCAGTTGATTTATTAGACCAGGTCACAACGACCGTTGCTGATTCAGAACAATTGTTAGTTGACTTGCGGCAAGGCAAGTTAGACGCAGCGGTTTTTTCAACTTTGGTCCCAGAACGTGCCACGGATTTACGGGTGAGCATCTTAGAGGAACATCAGATGCAGGTCTTGGCCAATGTCAATAGTCCATTAAGTCACTTAAAAACGATTCGAGCAACTGACTTACAAGGAGTGCCTATCATCGCTCGTCCTAAACACGCATTACCACGGTTAGCATTAGAACAATATTGTCAGCGCGGCCACATACAGCCTAAAATCGTCTACGAGGCAGCTACCAACGCGTTAGTCGAAGGTCTAGTTGCTCAAAACGTTGGTGTTGGGGTGGTCATTGCAGATTCCGTAGTGCTAAGTGATCAGGTTGTAGGGATTCCACTAGCTGCCCAAGAGCAATTACACTGTTACATGCAACTGGCGGTGCGGAAGTCCTTTTTGCCTAACGCTAATCAGCAGCGGTGCATTGACGTCCTACGTCAAATTAGACGGGCTAATTAG
- a CDS encoding DASS family sodium-coupled anion symporter: protein MLSEIKWKGFLLPLIFGIGLWLVTPLRPVAISIMAWHLFAIFVATIIACITKPLPMMAVTLIGIVVATLTGVFTMDEVATGFGNSTAWMVAMCMFMAAGFIKSGLGKRIAYLFVSLFGKRTLSLAYALSFVDAVLAIGIPSNNARVNGIMYPIIDNLSREMGSDPKQGTQRKLGSFLVFNEYEVNNITSGLFLTGLAGNMVAIGLAKMQGITVTWMQWFMAACVPGILSLLIIPWVLYKVYPPEVKQTPDAHRWATTRLAALGKMTASEKIMSITFILAIVLWLIGTKIGIDATEVSFIAVVILLITGVLTTNDLLNEHFAWNILVWLSIIMMMSKKLMTLGFFPWFSKTLGHLLNGMNWISVLIILFLAYFYLHYMFPSVSTQISALYAGFLSIAIGAGVPHVLAALLLAFAGSINLSTTPYSAGPAALLSSTGYVTSAEWWRLSAIIGVIFNVIWLGGGLLWTKLLGFW, encoded by the coding sequence ATGTTGAGTGAAATAAAATGGAAGGGCTTTCTGTTACCGCTAATTTTTGGAATTGGGTTATGGCTAGTTACGCCACTACGACCAGTAGCAATTAGTATTATGGCGTGGCACTTATTTGCAATTTTTGTGGCAACGATTATTGCTTGTATTACCAAGCCATTACCGATGATGGCCGTCACGCTGATTGGGATTGTTGTTGCGACGTTAACGGGTGTTTTTACGATGGACGAAGTCGCTACTGGTTTTGGTAATTCGACGGCGTGGATGGTTGCCATGTGCATGTTCATGGCTGCTGGTTTTATTAAATCAGGACTTGGCAAGCGGATCGCCTATCTGTTTGTCAGTTTATTTGGCAAGCGCACGCTGAGCTTAGCATACGCCTTATCCTTTGTTGATGCCGTATTGGCGATTGGTATTCCTAGCAATAATGCGCGGGTCAACGGGATTATGTATCCCATTATTGATAATCTTTCTCGTGAAATGGGATCTGATCCGAAACAGGGCACACAGCGAAAATTAGGCTCATTTCTAGTTTTTAATGAATATGAAGTTAATAATATTACATCAGGCTTGTTTTTGACCGGTTTAGCTGGCAACATGGTGGCTATTGGTTTAGCTAAGATGCAGGGAATCACGGTAACTTGGATGCAATGGTTTATGGCTGCTTGTGTCCCAGGTATTTTATCGCTACTAATTATTCCATGGGTACTATATAAAGTCTATCCCCCTGAGGTGAAACAAACGCCAGACGCGCACCGCTGGGCAACGACGCGTTTGGCCGCACTTGGAAAAATGACAGCTAGTGAAAAAATTATGTCAATTACCTTTATTTTAGCGATTGTTTTATGGTTGATCGGGACTAAAATTGGCATCGATGCGACCGAAGTAAGTTTTATTGCAGTTGTTATTTTGCTGATTACGGGCGTGTTAACGACTAACGATTTGCTCAATGAACATTTTGCTTGGAATATTTTAGTCTGGTTATCGATCATCATGATGATGTCTAAGAAGCTAATGACACTAGGCTTTTTCCCATGGTTTTCCAAAACGTTAGGTCATTTACTGAATGGTATGAACTGGATTAGCGTGCTCATTATCCTGTTTTTAGCTTATTTTTACTTACATTACATGTTTCCGAGTGTTTCAACACAGATTTCGGCGTTATATGCTGGCTTTTTATCCATCGCCATTGGTGCCGGTGTTCCCCATGTTTTAGCGGCGTTACTATTGGCATTTGCTGGTTCAATCAACTTGTCAACGACGCCGTACTCGGCCGGGCCCGCGGCATTATTGTCAAGTACAGGCTATGTGACTAGTGCGGAGTGGTGGCGATTGAGTGCAATTATTGGGGTTATTTTTAACGTCATCTGGTTAGGTGGGGGCTTGCTGTGGACCAAGTTATTAGGCTTTTGGTAA